The sequence CAGTGATATGCAAGTTTAATGATTACCTTACGTACGGTTTTTGAATTCCCGTTGAAAAGATGAAATTGAAATCCAGATCGATGGTTATTCACATGTATATGGATTCCCATAGATTTTAAATGGTTTTGTATGGATTCCACATAGTTATCCATATGGAATCCATACAAAACCATCTAAAATCCATCTGAATTTACATACATGTGGATAACCATTTGGGTTTCCATCTCATCTTTTCAACTGGGATATATATTAGTACATTACGATGTACTAAAGGAATAGAGGaaacattttgatataatatctaaaatcgttaatatataaaattgttaatataaagcaatacaatgtttaatatattccgagtttttttttattaaaaaattaagaatgcTTTTCGATTTGTCGGTGACACACAATGTTATTgagatgtaattaaaatattaatcttatcgACATATATGCGCATacctattttataaaatttattttttatcagaaattataatagtaaattttagaaattaaaatatttcaaaatttatacaagATACCTGGACTAAACAAGGCCTATTTAATCGACAAAgaaaaactatattaatattatatatatatgtatatatatatgtatatatatatgtatatatatatgtatatatagattataatatattaaatatatatagaaaaaacagGGGGTTATAAATcaccattttgtttatttaataattctgttttgttttatttaaataactcattaaaaattagtgtGACACAATTGTTGTTGGTACAAGTTTGTTACCCATAGAGTTCTACCAATGTTATTATGTTAccagttatattattatgttaccAGCAGAATATTATACATGTTACCAGCAGAAGTTCTTCcgatatacataataaatataattaacaatttactgaAAATGGGAAAAAGATTGCGGTTATGAAATTTGTAGGGGATTATGAAACATTACCAacaaatattctcaaaattatttttacttctaaagaataaaaaattaatgttctttGGCAGAtctttacataacaatatcaCAATAGCatcaatatttacataatatcacATAAAAGAatcgaaaatataaatataaaaatggttcTTGCGACTTTGCGTTTTATAGAAAtactataaaagtattataacaaattatattagctAAGTATcgtaaatgtattattaaaaacattacgAAAAAAGAGATTATGGGACTCAAACTTGCGACAATCGCAAGGGTCCATAATTCTGAACGCAAGcagtataattttacacgtaaaatacatacacacattatgtcaaatttaaattaattcaatattaaatttaattacgttaattaaaaactttatttaaaccCTTTAaactaatgttaaaaaattaatacccgccatatttctcaaaatgagGTAAATAATAGACACCTATAGAACTTTCGGTTACTTGCAATCAGCATTTCtaacaacaaaataaacaCTAATGACCAGAGGCCATGTATAACGTCGAAACATATGTAAAGAAGTAATTCGGACACTTATCCTCTGAACTCAATACAAAGTATACGAGATATCGCGAATTCCATAACCTTCCAcatctatttttttgttcctcgTGTCAATTAATTCCcacctttctttttctcgctCAATTGACGTAACATTCTCGCCAGAAAGATTACATTTTagtatgaataaattttcggTATACGAGATAAATAGTGCAACGCACGGTTCACCTTTTACAGTTGCTACCTACCTGACAGGCGATAAGCAAGCAGCAGTCCGTCAAACGATACAGGAATCTCAACAGTGCGGTTACACTCAAGATGGCAACAAATATGAATGATTATGAAGTAGAGGATGTAGCGTCGTTGCAGAGGGCTTCTCTGAAAGAGAAATGTATCCTCGTGGACAAGCAGGACAGACCTGTTGGTGAAGCGATCAAAAAATTCTGCCACGAGATTGACAAGGAGAGATGCGTGCCGCTCCACAGAGCGTTcagtgtttttttatttaacagcaAGGGCGATTTGTTACTCCAGAAACGATCGAGCGTTAAGGTGAGATGTTCCTTCtcctttctttctattttatttactttctaTTTTGAAGTATGCATTTGAAGTACAACATttagtatatatgtaatatatatactaagaaaaaaaaaattggttcaacaaaattttttagttgcgggctgccaacaaaagatatattcaatacaacaataaatagtattgcaaaataaatacatagtcCAATCAACGTTATTGCATttgcattaacagcaaatattattgtattaagtatattttctgttggcagcccgcaactaaacgttttgttgaatcaattacttttttctcagtgcatgtgtagtatatatgtaattaacatGTCCCAAgtgctatcttttttttaaatttttaatatacttatataaataattaaaaatattttatgtaccttttttaattaaaaaaatgtttcctatTTTCAATCTGAcccatatttttcaatttcgtatTCATCAAAGGTTAGAAAAATCTCGAAAGCTTGGGGGGGGGACATATTGAATACAAATACCTTACATAATAAGAGATTTTTCTAACATTTgtgataagtatattttaaggcAATTAATGTAgtaaagaaaggaaaaactTCCCCCCCCCAAATAAATCCATtactgattaaaaaaaagaaaaaaataaattaaataatggttttttaagcagtagaattaattttctgtgtgtatattctataatgaatttaaaaaccAACGTTTCATCTACAATGGTTATTTGAATTAGATTTGCTGgaattatttctctttataaAGCGCATCTCTGAATCCTTCGgacttaagaaaattttaactagATTATTATTTGGTTGATACTGTGAGTttttaaagtaacaaatttttttaaattaattgttatataccGTGATTTAGTTGCATTGTGTATCTAAAAATaggacatttaaaaattaggaTATTTTTCATAGATGTAGTTAAAggttatataaattgaaaataaagtagTGTTTGTTTACCgtcttcaattaattaaattcaactcaataaatcaaatttttataaaaataattgcaaatgtCAGTATAAAAGACGCAAGtgttaatatatgtgtatcaTATTTACGATCAGGGTTGGGAACTAACGAGTTACTTGTAACGaagttacagttacagttccttttttttagtaactaATAACTAaactttgttacttttttcttaaaaattttaatcaacaaCGGAAAAAGTCGAGTCTACGCAAGAAGGATTGTATCGATTCTTAAAATCGAATAATTGCAGTATTAATATGCTAAATAATTACGCTGCAgttaagaaactttttattaaatatgacaAAGGCATTCCAAGTTCTGTATCTgtgtgaaatatatatatgtttagcATCGGTGGCTCTATAATGACGCCACAAAgaagttattttaatgatgatatatttgaatatcaaattctacaaaattaataaaaatttttataaacattttgtaacaaaaaaaatatataaatgaatgtATGACAGCCAATGTagcgttatattatatttaattctgataacagtaacatataatttaaacttttaccTTTACAAAGTTCTCATTtagtgtacataaaataacttgttaaaaCACATAATTAAGCACATAATAtacaacaattataataaagcataaaatataaaatttttcttatatttaaaataatgtacaattatttaagaaaaaaataattgaaaagtaacgactcgttatttttttagtaactgtaactgtaacgagttattttttaaaatcgctAACTTGTAACTGTAATTAGTTACtttttcaatgaaataaactgtaactgtaactagttacttttacaaaataactttCTCAATCTTGCTTAcgatttataaatgtatgtcACAGATAACTTTCCCAGATTGCTTTACGAATACGGTCTGCAGTCATCCATTAGCAGAGATTCCTGaagaaatggaagaaaaaGATGCTTTAGGTGTAAAACGAGCCGCAATAAGGAGGCTCAATTATGAACTGGGGATACCTACCAACGAGGTCAAACCTTCcgatttattttatctgaCAAGAATTCGTTACCAGATTGTTAGTTGCGATCGCTGGGGTGAACATGAGATCgattatatactatttctGCAACGAGATAATATTACCATAAATCCTAATCCCGACGAAATAAGCGAGATTCGATGGATACCACGATCagaaattgagaaatttatgAAGAGCGCGCCACGACTATCACCATGgtttaatatgatttataaattcaaattgctGCATTGGTGGGATAATCTACATGCTTTAAATAAAGTGCAAGATCataaaagtatacatatattgacgAATTAATGTGTTATATGTAAACCTTGTCACTAAAGAGAAATTTGTCTAAATGCATGttatacaagttttataaaatgataataatttatattactggAAACggaaaattattagtttaaatttataagctTTGTTCATGTTTGtatctatctatatttttgtttaaaatgatataattttgaacTCTTGACAtgtattccattttttaaCTCAAATATTTAAGtgcaattagaaaattttctttttgaaatttgcTGTTCGAAAATGTACCACCATAAGAACATTTCTCAGCATGACATTATAAGTGTTTctcaaataaatcattttttagcGTTTATATTTGGCAATAACAGaagagaaatttataaaaattaacaatattgttattaaatactattcaaaattattatttgttatagtgatattttgatttgtattcaaaaatttgtacatttgcacgtataaaatatcttcgaacgaaaagaaaaaattttttatacaatttttagtgAGACTAACAAGCACACAATTGTTAACATCacacaatgaaattaaaaataaatttaaattttgaaaatcttattttatttggaaTTATATTGTTCTATGTAAAGTTTTACCATCTT is a genomic window of Monomorium pharaonis isolate MP-MQ-018 chromosome 7, ASM1337386v2, whole genome shotgun sequence containing:
- the LOC118646724 gene encoding isopentenyl-diphosphate Delta-isomerase 1-like encodes the protein MATNMNDYEVEDVASLQRASLKEKCILVDKQDRPVGEAIKKFCHEIDKERCVPLHRAFSVFLFNSKGDLLLQKRSSVKITFPDCFTNTVCSHPLAEIPEEMEEKDALGVKRAAIRRLNYELGIPTNEVKPSDLFYLTRIRYQIVSCDRWGEHEIDYILFLQRDNITINPNPDEISEIRWIPRSEIEKFMKSAPRLSPWFNMIYKFKLLHWWDNLHALNKVQDHKSIHILTN